A genomic window from Henningerozyma blattae CBS 6284 chromosome 3, complete genome includes:
- the TBLA0C00910 gene encoding uncharacterized protein (similar to Saccharomyces cerevisiae MRS1 (YIR021W) and CCE1 (YKL011C); ancestral locus Anc_2.647), protein MKKIYNPRYPIRALELYCKKANAKTLRKLALSIGAKQGNCKTQCTKLILRQGGILERLRNIKERKGSVSIIAIDTGISNFSFTKFELEHKRPTYSDRGLININYNPQNAIEYDRTAEELPLLLEWKKFHIAQAFGGIMDKHFSPTPEIMSQLAYNITEYIKNEIKGADLYILERQRLRTMSSKSVLEPVIKSNILEHIIYSNLKNKPFSTQDLWKCNLEIENHHDDESHVISSDPQRMVSYWCDYTYLAPLKNVVNSVKSSVDMASIIPPKNIKVSNPKVSKTIRIELVKRILQTAMKAKSLGKIGNDSLSETERRCNPLLVQLNDEWYNRIQPVIKENKKYKLYDCIKIDRPAGVRKDDDLADSFLHGLAWMQWLKTYEEVQDIIYRDLGRYDQTILADFNSYVKMKTINMTQYQKGTLIGVDSFENEPSIKELQEEEDLINKLKKLQFTY, encoded by the coding sequence atgaaaaagatttataATCCACGATATCCAATACGAGCCCTTGAATTGTATTGTAAGAAAGCTAATGCAAAAACATTAAGGAAGCTAGCCTTATCAATTGGTGCTAAACAGGGAAACTGTAAAACACAGTGTACAAAGCTAATATTAAGGCAGGGAGGAATTCTTGAACgattaagaaatattaagGAAAGAAAAGGCTCTGTTTCAATCATTGCGATTGATACCGGTATTTCCAATTTTAGCTTCAccaaatttgaattagaacACAAACGACCAACATATAGTGATAGAGGCttaattaatatcaattataaCCCTCAAAATGCAATAGAATATGATAGAACAGCTGAGGAATTACCTTTGCTATTGGAATGGAAAAAGTTTCATATAGCTCAAGCCTTCGGTGGTATCATGGATAAACATTTCTCACCCACACCAGAAATAATGTCTCAGTTAGCGTATAATATTACAGagtatattaaaaatgaaataaaaggAGCCGATCTCTATATCCTTGAAAGACAACGACTTCGTACTATGTCATCTAAATCGGTTTTAGAACCTGTGAttaaatctaatattttggaacatattatatattcaaatttaaaaaataaaccaTTTTCGACACAAGATCTCTGGAAGTgtaatttagaaatagaaaatcATCATGACGATGAATCACATGTAATCTCATCAGATCCTCAACGAATGGTTTCCTATTGGTGTGATTATACATATTTAGCACCATTAAAGAACGTTGTAAACTCTGTCAAATCAAGTGTAGACATGGCTTCAATAATTCCacctaaaaatattaaagtttCTAACCCTAAAGTTTCTAAAACTATTAGAATAGAGCTAGTAAAACGTATATTACAAACCGCTATGAAAGCTAAGTCATTAGGGAAAATAGGAAATGACTCATTGAGTGAGACGGAAAGACGATGTAATCCGTTGTTAGTTCAATTAAATGACGAGTGGTATAATAGAATCCAACCCGTTATTAAggagaataaaaaatataaattatacGATTGCATTAAAATTGACAGACCTGCAGGAGTTAGAAAGGATGATGATCTTGCAGATTCTTTTTTACACGGATTAGCTTGGATGCAATGGCTGAAGACGTATGAAGAGGTTCAAGATATTATATACCGAGATCTTGGAAGGTATGATCAAACTATTCTAGCAGATTTCAATTCTTACGTTAAGATGAAAACAATAAATATGACCCAATATCAAAAGGGAACTCTAATTGGAGTGGATAGTTTTGAAAACGAACCATCAATAAAAGAGCtccaagaagaagaagatttaatcaataaattgaaaaaacttCAATTCACCTATTGa
- the SEC11 gene encoding signal peptidase complex catalytic subunit SEC11 (similar to Saccharomyces cerevisiae SEC11 (YIR022W); ancestral locus Anc_2.648), whose product MNLRLELTKLLNLCFVLSSTFMMWKGLSIFANSHSPIVVVLSGSMEPAFQRGDILFLWNRNVESKVGDIVVYEVEGKPIPIVHRVLREHHSEKTNKQFLLTKGDNNAGNDIPLYANRKVYLQKDKDIVGTVKGYFPLLGYVTIWVTENKYAKFALLGFLGLSSLLGDE is encoded by the coding sequence ATGAATCTTAGACTCGAACTAACTAAATTACTTAATCTTTGCTTTGTTCTTTCCTCCACATTTATGATGTGGAAGGGCCTTTCAATCTTTGCAAATTCACATTCGCCAATTGTTGTCGTATTATCTGGTTCAATGGAACCAGCCTTTCAAAGAGGTgatattctatttttatgGAACAGAAATGTGGAGAGCAAGGTTGGTGATATCGTTGTTTATGAAGTTGAAGGTAAGCCAATTCCAATTGTTCACAGAGTTTTGAGAGAACACCACAGTGAGAAGACAAATAAACAGTTTCTTTTAACAAAAGGTGACAACAATGCTGGTAATGATATTCCTTTATATGCTAACAGAAAAGTTTATTTGCAAAAGGATAAAGATATTGTTGGTACTGTTAAGGGCTATTTCCCATTATTGGGTTATGTAACAATTTGGGTtactgaaaataaatatgcGAAATTTGCTTTACTTGGTTTCTTAGGTTTAAGTTCTCTATTAGGAgatgaataa